The Mannheimia granulomatis sequence TGGTTGATGGTAATAACTTGAAATCTGAGTTAAGTATTAATGACGGTAAAGTGTTCCAAAACGGTCGTGAATTAAGCGAAGATGAAGTTCAAATGGCGTTATTTATGATTATGATGGGGACTGGCTCACTCGGCAAGTAATTCGATATTTCTCTAAGTGAAGCGTATTATCTGCGATAGCAGAAATACGCTTTTTTTATCACATTAAGCTCCGATTCTTGTATAATAAAGCCAATATTTACTTGATTCTAAAGAGATTTTTATGGCAACTATCGCACAAAACCCTCTCGTTCTGGTGGACGGTTCCTCTTATTTATATCGTGCTTTTCACGCATTCCCACCTTTAAGCAATCGCCATGGTGAGCCGACTGGCGCAATGTATGGTGTGCTGAATATGTTAAAAAGCCTCATTGCCCAAGTGCAGCCGAGCCATATTGCGGTAGTATTTGATGCGAAAGGCAAAACATTCCGTGATGAATTGTTCGAGCAATACAAATCTCATCGCCCGCCAATGCCGGATGATTTACGCCCTCAAATTGAACCTTTGCATCGCATTATCAAAGCCCTTGGCATTCCGCTGATTTCCATTGAGGGAGTCGAAGCTGATGACGTGATTGGCACACTTGCGGTGCAGGCGGCGAAAGAGGGTAAAGATGTGTTAATCAGCACGGGCGATAAGGACATGGCACAACTGGTGAACGATCACATTATGTTAATTAACACCATGAGCAACACTTTGCTAGATCGTGAAGGTGTTATTGAAAAATATGGTATTCCGCCGGAATTGATTATCGACTTTTTAGCGCTAATGGGAGATTCCTCTGATAATATTCCCGGTGTAAAAGGAGTTGGTGAGAAAACTGCACTTGCTTTATTGCAAGGTATTGGCTCGCTGAAATCCATTTATGCAAATTTAGATCAGGTTGCTACACTTTCTTTCCGTGGCGCAAAAAACTTTGCCCCGAAATTAGAGGCGGAAAAGGAAAATGCAGATTTATCTTATCTGCTTGCCACTATCAAAACTGATGTAGAATTAGAGGTAACTCATGATCAGCTTTTAACTCAACCGCAAAATCGTGCCGAGCTTGCTCAGTTATTTGAGCATTATGAATTTAAGCGTTGGCTAAATGAAGTGAATCAGAATGCCAATCCGGTAACTCAAACTCTAGCTGAAAAAGTGCCGAATAATTACCAAGCCACACAAGCGGTCAAAAAAGAGGAAAATTTTGCAACTGTAGTTCAAATTGACCGTAGCAAATATGAAACGGTAGATACTGAAGCAAAACTTTCTGCTTGGCTCAAAAAATTGCAAGAGGCGAAATTATTTGCGGTAGATACTGAAACTGACAGCCTCGATTCTGTTTCGGCAAATTTAGTCGGCATTTCATTTGGATTGGAAAATGGCGAGGCATGTTACATTCCGCTAGGGCATAAACAAAAAGCCCAACCTAAACAGGCGGATATGTTTGGCGATAGCGAGGATGAGCATGGTGAAACTGCAGACGAATTAGTAAAAAATCAGCTAAATTTAACCGCTTGCTTAAGCCAATTAAAGCCGATTTTAGAAAATGCCGAGATTAAAAAAATCGGACAAAATATTAAATATGATTTAACTGTATTGGCAAGTTATGGCATTGAACTGCAAGGTTTAGCCTTTGATACGATGATTGAGTCTTATACCTTAAACAGTACAGGTCGCCATAATATGGATGATTTGGCTGACCGCTATTTAGGACATAAAACCATTCCGTTTGAAGAGCTTGCCGGCAAGGGTAAAAATCAGCTCACATTCGATAAAATTGAGATTGAAAAAGCCGCTGAATATGCTGCGGAAGATGCAGATGTAACCATGAAACTACACCAAGTATTGTGGGAAAGCTTAGCTAAAGAGCCTGAATTAGTAAAGTTGTTCGATGAAATTGAAATGCCACTTGTTAGCGTGCTTTCTCGTATTGAACGTAATGGTGTGCTAATTGACCCGAAAAAATTACTTACCCAATCAGCAGAAATTGAACAGCGTTTGGCAGAAGTAGAACAGTTGGTTCATGCAGAAGCAGGGCAGGCGTTTAATTTGGCATCAACCAAACAGTTACAAGAAATTCTGTTTGAAAAACTAGGCTTGCCAGTAATTAAGAAAACGCCAAAAGGTGCACCTTCTACCAATGAAGAAGTGTTGGAAGAATTAGCTCAACAAGGGCATATTGTACCGAAACTATTGATGGAACACCGTGGACTCAGCAAGCTGAAATCAACTTACACTGATAAATTACCGCAATTGATTAATAAAAAGACAGGACGTGTTCACACCTCTTATAACCAAGCAGTAACAGCAACAGGCAGACTTTCTTCAAGTGATCCGAACTTACAAAATATTCCGATCCGAAACGAAGAAGGCAGACGCATTCGTCAAGCCTTTATCGCTCGAGAAGGCTACAAGATTGTGGCCGCGGACTATTCTCAAATCGAGCTACGCATTATGGCACACTTGGCGGATGATGAAGGTATGATCACCGCGTTTGCCCAAGGCAAAGATATCCATCGAGCCACTGCCGCTGAAATTTTTGGTGTAGCGTTAGATGAAGTAACCAGTGAACAACGCCGAAGTGCGAAGGCGATTAACTTCGGCTTGATTTAC is a genomic window containing:
- the polA gene encoding DNA polymerase I gives rise to the protein MATIAQNPLVLVDGSSYLYRAFHAFPPLSNRHGEPTGAMYGVLNMLKSLIAQVQPSHIAVVFDAKGKTFRDELFEQYKSHRPPMPDDLRPQIEPLHRIIKALGIPLISIEGVEADDVIGTLAVQAAKEGKDVLISTGDKDMAQLVNDHIMLINTMSNTLLDREGVIEKYGIPPELIIDFLALMGDSSDNIPGVKGVGEKTALALLQGIGSLKSIYANLDQVATLSFRGAKNFAPKLEAEKENADLSYLLATIKTDVELEVTHDQLLTQPQNRAELAQLFEHYEFKRWLNEVNQNANPVTQTLAEKVPNNYQATQAVKKEENFATVVQIDRSKYETVDTEAKLSAWLKKLQEAKLFAVDTETDSLDSVSANLVGISFGLENGEACYIPLGHKQKAQPKQADMFGDSEDEHGETADELVKNQLNLTACLSQLKPILENAEIKKIGQNIKYDLTVLASYGIELQGLAFDTMIESYTLNSTGRHNMDDLADRYLGHKTIPFEELAGKGKNQLTFDKIEIEKAAEYAAEDADVTMKLHQVLWESLAKEPELVKLFDEIEMPLVSVLSRIERNGVLIDPKKLLTQSAEIEQRLAEVEQLVHAEAGQAFNLASTKQLQEILFEKLGLPVIKKTPKGAPSTNEEVLEELAQQGHIVPKLLMEHRGLSKLKSTYTDKLPQLINKKTGRVHTSYNQAVTATGRLSSSDPNLQNIPIRNEEGRRIRQAFIAREGYKIVAADYSQIELRIMAHLADDEGMITAFAQGKDIHRATAAEIFGVALDEVTSEQRRSAKAINFGLIYGMSSFGLSNQLGIGRAEAQKYMDLYFKRYPAVQQFMTDIREVAAEKGYVETLFGRRLYLPDIKSGNAILRKAAERVAINAPMQGTAADIIKVAMIGIDNAIRDNDEIKMIMQVHDELVFEVKADKIEHYSQLIKTEMEKAINLKVPLIAEIGVGENWDEAH